A window from Citrus sinensis cultivar Valencia sweet orange chromosome 3, DVS_A1.0, whole genome shotgun sequence encodes these proteins:
- the LOC102624462 gene encoding probable protein S-acyltransferase 14, with amino-acid sequence MHRSGAAMAWNVFKFCTALRGLGSIMILLVLGVVGVTYYAVVLTNYGPALYDGGLDSVTAVAVLILFHCLLVMLLWSYFSVVLTDAGSVPPNWRPALDEERGEADPLNASEFSGAQSDPLNPRIRYCRKCNQLKPPRCHHCSVCGRCILKMDHHCVWVVNCVGALNYKYFLLFLLYTFLETSLVTLSLLPHFISFFSEGEIPGTPGTLATTFLAFVLNLAFALSVLGFLIMHISLVSANTTTIEAYEKKTTPKWRYDLGRKKNFEQVFGTDKRYWFIPAYSDEDIRKMPALQGLEYPSKPDFDSQEF; translated from the exons ATGCATAGATCTGGAGCTGCGATGGCTTGGAATGTGTTCAAGTTTTGTACGGCCTTACGGGGTCTCGGTTCGATCATGATCTTGTTGGTTCTTGGGGTTGTTGGTGTCACCTACTACGCCGTCGTTTTGACCAATTACGGTCCCGCTTTGTACGATGGTGGACTTGATTCTGTCACTGCTGTTGCTGTCTTGATCTTGTTCCATTGTTTG TTGGTTATGTTGCTTTGGAGTTACTTTTCTGTTGTTTTGACGGATGCGGGTAGTGTGCCACCTAATTGGAGGCCTGCTTTGGACGAGGAGAGAGGGGAGGCTGATCCATTGAATGCATCAGAATTCAGTGGGGCGCAGTCTGACCCTTTGAATCCAAGAATCCGATACTGTCGGAAGTGCAACCAGCTGAAGCCACCTCGTTGCCATCATTGTTCTGTTT gTGGGCGGTGCATATTAAAGATGGACCATCATTGTGTTTGGGTTGTTAATTGTGTTGGGGCATTGAATTACAagtattttcttcttttcttg TTGTACACATTCCTTGAGACAAGTCTTGTGACACTGTCACTCTTGCCGCATTTTATATCATTCTTTAGTGAAGGTGAAATTCCTGGAACACCGGGAACCCTTGCAACCACTTTTCTTGCCTTTG TTCTGAATCTGGCATTTGCATTGAGTGTATTGGGGTTTCTGATCATGCACATATCGTTGGTGTCTGCTAATACCACAACCATTGAG gcATATGAGAAGAAGACCACTCCAAAATGGCGGTATGACCTGGGTAGAAAGAAGAATTTTGAACAG GTATTTGGGACAGACAAGCGGTATTGGTTCATTCCTGCTTATTCAGATGAGGATATACGAAAGATGCCAGCACTTCAGGGTCTTGAATATCCATCAAAGCCTGACTTTGATTCTCAAGAGTTCTAA
- the LOC102624737 gene encoding uncharacterized protein LOC102624737 — protein sequence MQRGREDRNDLFGTGDPFSIFRGFGSLRSMMPTPFGGGAPFDDLFFTRPFGSKEPITPNNNEKGLVIEELNSDHEGEMEELNSGDHEMHSGSSKEPSVEHPDDDVEEGKNDDVNYKTHQSKVQGTQPQARGFSFQTCKVTYGGVDGAYYTSSRTRRTGNDGVVLEESKEADRTTGQATHRISRGINDKGHSFTKKLNSDGKVDALQTLHNLNEDELAGFEEAWKGNANKHYWSEGFDMNRNAGSSQEQKGRSAYGGWALPSSEKTRNAGVTTSYNEAMASDSGGRAKKVVRINIE from the exons ATGCAGAGGGGAAGAGAAGATAGAAATGATTTGTTTGGTACGGGTGACCCATTTAGTATTTTTCGCGGTTTTGGATCCCTCAGGAGTATGATGCCTACCCCATTTGGGGGCGGGGCTCCATTTGATGATCTGTTCTTTACTCGTCCATTTGGCAGCAAAGAGCCTATAACACCAAACAATAATGAGAAGGGATTAGTGATAGAAGAATTAAATTCTGATCATGAAGGAGAAATGGAAGAACTAAATTCTGGGGACCATGAAATGCATTCTGGGTCAAGCAAAGAGCCTTCTGTTGAGCATCCAGATGATGATGTAGAAG AAGGGAAGAATGATGATGTGAATTATAAGACTCATCAGAGCAAGGTACAAGGGACTCAGCCACAGGCTCGTGGTTTTAGTTTTCAGACTTGCAAAGTAACATATGGCGGTGTTGATGGAGCGTACTATACTTCTTCAAGAACAAGGAGGACTGGCAATGATGGT GTGGTGCTTGAGGAGAGCAAAGAAGCAGATAGAACAACTGGTCAAGCAACACATAGGATTTCAAGAGGAATTAATGACAAG GGTCATTCATTTACAAAGAAGCTTAATTCGGATGGTAAAGTGGATGCACTTCAAACTCTGCATAATTTAAATGAAG ATGAGCTTGCTGGTTTTGAAGAAGCATGGAAGGGGAATGCAAATAAGCATTATTGGAGTGAAGGATTTGATATGAATCGTAACGCAG GTTCTAGCCAAGAACAAAAGGGAAGGTCAGCTTATGGTGGTTGGGCACTTCCATCTTCAGAGAAAACCCGAAACGCTGGAGTCACAACATCATATAATGAAGCCATGGCTAGTGATTCAGGGGGGAGAGCAAAAAAGGttgttagaattaatataGAATGA
- the LOC102624184 gene encoding uncharacterized protein LOC102624184, producing the protein MSSWSSENATKAYLQALKMGKRGKEPDVGEFISALAAGNNAQLIVMACSSIAVSRTLALVAAARQTGGRVVCILSGVIGDIDASKKSLGRYANCIEFVKGDAQKLLMGDYKGADFVLIDCNIDIDGHKNVFRAAKESVMHGSGAGVIVGYNALPKGSWRGYKTHFLPIGEGLLVTRIGENSDVGGGQKRSRWVVTVDKCTGEEHVFRVTSSSSPRKVIEA; encoded by the exons atgtctAGCTGGTCTTCTGAAAATGCTACCAAAGCTTATCTCCAAGCTCTTAAAATG ggCAAAAGAGGCAAGGAGCCAGATGTTGGGGAGTTCATTTCAGCACTTGCGGCTGGAAATAATGCGCAGCTAATAGTGATGGCATGCTCAAGCATCGCCGTATCCAGGACGCTAGCACTTGTTGCGGCGGCACGTCAAACTGGCGGCCGTGTTGTGTGTATTTTAAGCGGAGTAATTGGTGATATCGACGCGTCCAAGAAGTCCCTTGGACGTTATGCTAATTGCATTGAGTTTGTAAAAGGTGATGCTCAAAAGTTACTGATGGGCGACTACAAAGGTGCAGATTTTGTGCTTATTGATTGCAATATTGATATCGATGGCCACAAGAATGTGTTCAGAGCCGCGAAGGAAAGTGTAATGCATGGATCGGGTGCGGGTGTTATTGTAGGGTACAACGCCCTTCCTAAGGGGTCCTGGAGGGGATACAAGACCCATTTTCTGCCCATTGGAGAAGGGCTGCTGGTCACCAGAATTGGTGAAAATAGTGATGTTGGGGGCGGCCAAAAAAGGAGTCGTTGGGTTGTTACTGTCGATAAATGTACTGGTGAAGAGCATGTCTTTAGGGTCACTTCATCATCATCCCCACGAAAGGTGATTGAAGCTTAA
- the LOC102623895 gene encoding uncharacterized protein LOC102623895, translating into MKLVWSPDAASKAYIDTVKSCENIKESGVAELLSAMAAGWNAKLIVEAWTHGGPITTSIGLAIAARHTCARHVCIVPDERSRLAYVKAMYDVVGWVSEVIVRQAEEVMGELKGVDFLVVDCTSKDFARVLRFARFSNKGAVLAFKNAFQRSTSGLRWQGQGVLDRGTRVVRSVFLPVGQGLDIVHVGSTSGSGSGESMNKNHSRWIKHVDQKSGEEHFFRGKF; encoded by the exons ATGAAGCTTGTTTGGTCTCCGGATGCAGCTTCAAAAGCATACATAGACACTGTAAAATCA TGCGAGAATATCAAAGAGTCAGGGGTAGCAGAGCTTCTTTCAGCGATGGCAGCTGGGTGGAACGCAAAGCTGATAGTGGAAGCATGGACACACGGGGGTCCAATAACAACGAGCATAGGACTAGCAATAGCAGCACGTCACACTTGTGCAAGACACGTGTGCATAGTCCCAGATGAACGTTCAAGGCTAGCTTACGTTAAGGCCATGTACGACGTCGTAGGCTGGGTTTCGGAGGTGATAGTCAGGCAAGCAGAGGAGGTGATGGGGGAATTAAAGGGTGTTGATTTTTTGGTTGTGGATTGTACGAGTAAAGATTTTGCTAGGGTTTTGAGGTTTGCTAGGTTTAGTAATAAAGGTGCTGTATTAGCTTTCAAGAACGCATTCCAAAGAAGCACCTCCGGGCTTAGATGGCAAGGGCAAGGGGTGCTGGACAGGGGGACACGTGTCGTCAGATCGGTGTTCTTGCCAGTGGGCCAAGGGTTGGATATAGTTCACGTTGGGAGTACCTCTGGTTCGGGATCAGGAGAGAGCATGAACAAGAATCATAGCCGTTGGATCAAGCACGTTGATCAAAAATCGGGCGAAGAGCATTTTTTTCGGGGCAAATTTTGA
- the LOC102623602 gene encoding pentatricopeptide repeat-containing protein At2g45350, chloroplastic, producing the protein MFVSANYNQPCNSTQSTLLLLRKCKTLNDVNQIHARMITTGFIKNTHLTTKLVASFSSSPCTPLTEFARYIFFKYHAFREKKDPFLWNAIIKTYSHGLDPKEALVMFCLMLDNGVSVDKFSASLVLKACSRLGLIEEGLQIHGLLRKVAFGSDLFLQNCLISLYVRCGCLEFARQLFDKMGIRDSVSYNSMIDGYVKSGNIESARELFDSMPIRERNLISWNSVLNGYAQLKSGLQFAWQIFEKMPERDLISWNSMLHGCVKCGKMDDAQALFDKMPKRDVVSWANMIDGYAKLGRVDIARRLFDEMPKRDVVACNAMMGGYVRNGYSMKALEIFDNMQCELYLHPDDASLVIVLSAIAQLGHIDKGVAIHRYLEKDQFSLNGKHGVALIDMYSKCGSIENAIKVFEQIEDGSVDHWNAMINGLAIHGLGELAFDLLMEMERLSIEPDDITFTGLLNACAHAGLVKEGLLCFELMRRIHKLEPELQHYGCMVDILGRAGHIEAARNLIEDMPMEPNDVIWRTLLSACRNYENLNVGEPVAKHLIGMDSSNSSSYVLLSNMFAGLGMWNDARRVRSMMKERNLKKLPGCSWIELEGVVHEFFVRDKSRLQVRDIYYMLDNMWTPDSVATSCTHYG; encoded by the coding sequence ATGTTTGTTTCTGCAAATTATAATCAGCCATGCAACTCAACACAATctactcttcttcttcttcgaaAATGCAAAACCTTAAACGACGTAAACCAAATTCACGCGCGAATGATTACAACTGGATTCATCAAAAACACTCATCTCACTACCAAGCTTGTAGCCAGCTTCTCATCTTCACCGTGCACACCTCTAACTGAATTCGCTCgctatattttctttaaatatcaCGCTTTTCGAGAGAAAAAGGACCCTTTTCTCTGGAATGCTATAATCAAGACGTATTCTCATGGGCTTGACCCAAAAGAAGCTCTGGTTATGTTTTGTTTAATGCTTGATAATGGGGTTTCTGTTGATAAGTTCTCGGCGTCGTTAGTTTTAAAAGCGTGCTCGCGGTTGGGTTTGATAGAGGAAGGATTGCAGATTCATGGCTTGTTGAGGAAAGTCGCATTTGGGTCAGATTTGTTTTTGCAGAATTGCTTGATTTCGTTGTATGTCAGATGTGGCTGTCTTGAATTCGCTCGTcaattgtttgataaaatggGAATAAGAGACTCGGTTTCGTATAATTCCATGATTGATGGATATGTTAAGAGTGGTAACATTGAGTCAGCTCGTGAGTTGTTTGATTCTATGCCTATTAGAGAGAGGAATTTGATATCTTGGAATTCAGTGCTTAATGGTTATGCGCAATTGAAATCTGGGCTCCAGTTCGCTTGGCAGATATTTGAGAAAATGCCTGAAAGAGACCTGATTTCTTGGAACTCGATGCTCCATGGGTGTGTAAAGTGTGGAAAGATGGATGATGCTCAAGCTTTGTTTGACAAAATGCCGAAGAGGGATGTTGTCAGTTGGGCAAATATGATTGATGGCTATGCAAAATTAGGTAGGGTTGATATTGCTAGGCGTTTGTTTGACGAAATGCCCAAGAGAGACGTTGTTGCGTGTAACGCCATGATGGGTGGTTATGTTAGAAATGGGTATTCCATGAAAGCTTTGGAAATCTTTGACAACATGCAATGTGAACTTTATTTGCACCCTGATGATGCCTCGTTGGTGATTGTTCTTTCAGCAATTGCACAACTAGGTCATATTGACAAAGGGGTAGCGATACATAGGTATCTTGAAAAAGATCAGTTTTCTCTGAATGGGAAACATGGTGTTGCTCTCATTGACATGTATTCTAAATGTGGCAGTATAGAGAACGCTATAAAGGTTTTTGAGCAGATAGAGGATGGAAGTGTTGATCACTGGAATGCTATGATCAATGGATTAGCCATCCATGGCTTAGGTGAATTGGCCTTTGATTTGCTCATGGAGATGGAAAGGCTATCCATAGAACCAGATGATATCACATTCACTGGATTGTTGAATGCTTGTGCCCATGCTGGCTTGGTGAAGGAAGGTCTCTTATGTTTTGAGCTTATGAGAAGAATTCACAAGCTGGAGCCTGAGCTGCAGCATTACGGATGCATGGTTGACATTCTTGGTCGGGCTGGGCACATAGAAGCAGCTAGAAATTTAATCGAGGACATGCCCATGGAACCAAATGATGTTATTTGGAGGACTTTGCTTAGTGCTTGtagaaattatgaaaacttAAATGTTGGCGAGCCGGTAGCTAAGCATCTCATAGGGATGGATTCAAGTAATTCGAGCTCTTACGTGCTTCTGTCCAATATGTTTGCCGGCCTTGGTATGTGGAATGATGCAAGAAGGGTTAGGTCGATGATGAAGGAAAGAAACCTAAAGAAACTTCCGGGTTGCAGTTGGATTGAACTTGAGGGAGTTGTTCATGAGTTCTTTGTGCGAGATAAATCCCGTCTCCAAGTTAGAGACATCTATTATATGTTGGATAATATGTGGACACCTGATTCTGTGGCCACCTCTTGTACACATTACGGTTGA
- the LOC102623303 gene encoding probable LRR receptor-like serine/threonine-protein kinase At4g36180 — translation MSFSLYVLTLFLSVTYTLSSTSEVDILMHIKDSLDPENRLLTSWAPNADPCSSDSFDGVACDENGRVANISLQGKGLSGEIPAAVGGLKSLTGLYLHFNALNGVIPKEIASLSELSDLYLNVNNLSGKIPSQIGNMTNLQVLQLCYNKLTGNIPTQLGSLRKLSVLALQYNQLTGAIPASLGDLGMLMRLDLSFNNLFGPVPVKLANVPKLEVLDIRNNSFSGNVPPALKRLNGGFQYDNNAALCGTGFTNLKNCTASDHPTPGKPEPFEPNGLSTKDIPESAKLPANCGQPGCSSPARRPHTGVFVGVIAVFIILTVTGLFTFTWYRRRKQKIGNAFDNSDSRLSTDQVKEVCRRNSSPLISLEYSNGWDPLAKGQSGNGFSQEVLESFMFNLEEVERATQCFSEANLLGKSSFSATYKGILRDGSVVAVKCIAKTSCKSDEGEFLKGLKILTSLKHENLASLRGICCSKGRGECFLIYDFVPNGNLLQHLDLEAGSEKVLEWATRISVIKGIAKGISYLHGKRPGLVHPNLSAEKVLIHRRYNPLLSDSGLHKLLADDIVFSMLKASAAMGYLAPEYTTTGRFTEKSDIYAFGMIVFQILSGKCSITPFTRQAAESSKVEDFIDPNLEGKFSVSEASNLGQIALHCTHESPSHRPSIENVMQELSSIIGSS, via the exons ATGTCTTTTTCGCTTTACGTCCTCACTCTCTTCCTCTCCGTCACTTACACACTCTCTTCAACTTCAGAGGTCGACATTCTCATGCATATCAAAGACTCATTAGACCCAGAAAACCGGCTCTTGACTTCTTGGGCTCCTAACGCTGACCCATGTAGCAGTGACTCTTTTGACGGCGTGGCGTGCGATGAGAATGGTCGCGTGGCCAACATTTCCCTTCAGGGAAAAGGTCTCTCCGGTGAGATACCGGCAGCTGTAGGCGGCCTCAAGAGCTTGACCGGCTTGTACCTCCACTTCAATGCCTTGAACGGGGTGATTCCAAAAGAGATTGCTAGCTTGAGTGAGCTTAGTGACTTGTACCTCAATGTCAACAATCTCTCTGGCAAGATTCCTTCTCAAATTGGAAACATGACTAATCTTCAAG TTCTACAGCTATGTTACAACAAATTGACTGGGAACATACCCACTCAGTTGGGATCTTTGAGGAAGCTCAGTGTCCTTGCTCTGCAATACAATCAATTAACTGGTGCAATTCCTGCGAGTTTGGGAGATTTGGGGATGTTGATGAGGTTGGATTTGAGCTTTAATAATCTTTTTGGTCCAGTTCCAGTTAAGTTAGCTAATGTGCCTAAGCTGGAAGTTCTAGACATCCGTAATAATTCTTTCTCTGGAAATGTTCCTCCAG CTCTGAAGAGGCTGAACGGTGGATTTCAATATGACAACAATGCAGCCTTATGTGGGACTGGCTTcactaatttgaaaaattgcaCAGCATCTGATCATCCAACTCCTGGTAAACCTGAACCATTCGAGCCTAATGGTCTCTCAACGAAGGATATTCCAGAGTCAGCCAAATTACCAGCTAATTGTGGGCAACCTGGTTGCTCAAGTCCGGCTAGAAGACCACATACTGGTGTCTTTGTGGGGGTAATTGCTGTGTTTATCATATTGACTGTTACTGGACTTTTTACATTTACTTGGTATCGTCGGCGAAAACAGAAAATTGGAAATGCTTTTGATAATTCAGATAGTCGTCTTAGTACCGACCAGGTAAAGGAGGTTTGCAGGAGAAATTCTTCCCCACTTATCAGCCTTGAGTATTCCAATGGATGGGATCCGTTGGCCAAAGGTCAGAGTGGAAATGGGTTTTCTCAGGAAGTTCTTGAGagtttcatgtttaatttGGAAGAGGTGGAGCGAGCAACTCAGTGTTTCTCAGAGGCGAATTTGCTGGGAAAGAGCAGTTTTTCTGCCACCTACAAAGGGATCCTGAGAGATGGATCAGTTGTTGCTGTAAAGTGCATTGCCAAGACAAGTTGCAAGTCTGACGAAGGTGAGTTTTTGAAGGGGCTAAAGATATTGACCTCATTAAAACATGAAAATCTTGCCAGCTTGAGAGGTATCTGCTGTTCAAAAGGCAGAGGTGAGTGTTTTCTCATCTATGATTTTGTCCCCAATGGAAACCTCTTACAGCATCTTGATTTAGAGGCAGGCAGTGAAAAGGTTCTTGAATGGGCTACCAGAATTTCTGTCATAAAGGGAATTGCCAAAG GGATCAGTTATTTACATGGAAAGAGACCTGGTCTAGTTCACCCGAATTTGTCTGCTGAGAAGGTGCTCATTCATAGACGATATAATCCCTTGCTTTCAGATTCTGGCCTGCACAAACTCCTTGCAGATGATATTGTTTTCTCAATGCTCAAAGCCAGTGCTGCCATGGGATATCTGGCTCCTGAATACACCACCACTGGGCGATTCACAGAAAAGAGTGACATATATGCATTTGGAATGATTGTATTCCAGATTCTGAGTGGAAAATGTAGTATCACCCCATTCACTCGCCAGGCAGCAGAGTCATCTAAGGTTGAAGATTTCATCGACCCAAATCTTGAAGGAAAGTTTTCAGTGTCTGAGGCATCTAACCTCGGGCAAATTGCTCTACATTGCACCCATGAATCTCCTAGCCACAGGCCATCCATAGAAAACGTGATGCAGGAATTGAGCAGTATTATTGGCAGTTCATAA
- the LOC102623025 gene encoding 40S ribosomal protein S13: MGRMHSRGKGISASALPYKRTPPSWLKISSQDVEDNICKFAKKGLTPSQIGVILRDSHGIAQVKSVTGSKILRILKAHGLAPEIPEDLYHLIKKAVAIRKHLERNRKDKDSKFRLILVESRIHRLARYYKKTKKLPPVWKYESTTASTLVA; this comes from the exons ATGGGTCGTATGCACAGTCGAGG TAAGGGTATTTCCGCATCAGCTCTGCCTTACAAGAGGACACCACCGAGTTGGCTTAAGATCTCTTCTCAGGAT GTGGAAGATAATATTTGCAAGTTTGCAAAGAAGGGTCTAACACCATCTCAAATTGGTGTTATTCTTCGTGATTCTCATGGGATTGCTCAAGTGAAGAGTGTTACTGGGAGCAAAATTTTGAGGATACTTAAGGCTCATG GGCTTGCTCCTGAAATTCCTGAGGACTTGTACCACCTCATCAAGAAAGCAGTCGCTATTAGGAAGCATCTAGAGAGGAACAGGAAGGATAAAGATTCCAAGTTTAGGTTGATCTTGGTTGAGAGCAGAATCCACAGACTGGCTCGCTACTACAAGAAGACAAAGAAGCTTCCACCTGTATGGAAATA